One window of Acuticoccus sediminis genomic DNA carries:
- a CDS encoding cupin domain-containing protein, which produces MQINDDLGTPVIVHAARHDWVPSPSAGVDRRMLYREGEEVARATSIVRYAPGSAFPSHTHHGGEEILVLDGTFQDEHGDYPAGCYFRNPPGTAHKPAAEDGCTIFVRLWQFRAGDTEQVVRAPGEGERTDVREGARTARLLFDDGAERVVLEEWVPGATVTVENTRGLEFLVVAGGVMAEGDTLEPQSWGRLPAGHPLIARVGADGATVWIKDAPLQHRDVLAIPG; this is translated from the coding sequence ATGCAGATCAACGACGATCTCGGTACACCGGTCATCGTCCATGCCGCCCGACACGACTGGGTTCCCAGTCCCTCAGCGGGCGTGGATCGCCGGATGCTCTATCGCGAGGGGGAGGAGGTTGCCCGCGCCACGTCCATCGTCCGCTACGCACCCGGTAGCGCCTTCCCGAGCCACACGCACCACGGCGGCGAGGAGATCCTGGTGCTGGACGGGACGTTCCAGGACGAGCACGGGGACTATCCCGCCGGCTGCTACTTCCGCAATCCGCCCGGCACGGCGCATAAGCCGGCAGCCGAGGACGGCTGTACCATCTTCGTGCGTCTCTGGCAGTTTCGCGCCGGTGACACGGAGCAGGTCGTGCGCGCCCCCGGCGAAGGGGAGCGGACCGATGTGCGCGAGGGGGCACGGACCGCGCGTCTGCTGTTCGACGATGGCGCCGAGCGGGTCGTCCTTGAGGAGTGGGTCCCCGGCGCGACGGTGACGGTGGAGAACACGCGCGGTCTCGAGTTTCTCGTCGTGGCCGGCGGCGTCATGGCCGAGGGCGACACCCTGGAACCGCAGAGCTGGGGTCGGCTGCCGGCCGGTCACCCGCTGATCGCCCGGGTCGGTGCCGACGGCGCAACCGTCTGGATCAAGGACGCGCCGCTGCAGCACCGGGACGTCCTCGCCATCCCGGGCTGA
- a CDS encoding SDR family NAD(P)-dependent oxidoreductase, which translates to MTKLENRCAVVTGAARGQGLAEATLLAEHGASVVICDVLVDAGEATARSLRDRGLAVTFAPLDVASEADWKRVADDVGRAQGRLDILVNNAGIINRTSIRDTEPGAWRRLIDINLTGAFLGIRQVADLMAAGGGGAVVNISSNSGFSAHYDPAYTASKWALRGLTRAAAMEFAPAGIRVNAVCPGLVLTDLNTAAPHLKPMIDMTPLKRGATVEEIAHLVLYLASDEAAFITGEDFLIDGGFIAGAGYRRVSVEAGLYPDERT; encoded by the coding sequence ATGACCAAACTCGAGAACCGCTGCGCCGTCGTCACGGGCGCCGCCCGCGGACAGGGCCTTGCCGAAGCGACGCTCCTCGCCGAGCACGGCGCCAGCGTCGTGATCTGCGACGTGCTGGTAGACGCCGGGGAAGCCACGGCGCGCAGCCTGCGGGACCGGGGCCTCGCCGTGACGTTCGCGCCGCTCGACGTCGCGTCCGAGGCGGACTGGAAGCGCGTCGCCGACGATGTCGGGCGCGCGCAGGGCCGGCTCGACATCCTCGTGAACAACGCCGGCATCATCAACCGCACCTCGATCCGCGATACCGAGCCGGGAGCGTGGCGCCGCCTGATCGACATCAACCTGACCGGCGCCTTCCTCGGCATCCGTCAGGTGGCGGACCTGATGGCGGCGGGCGGTGGCGGCGCCGTGGTGAACATCTCGTCCAACTCCGGCTTCTCGGCGCACTACGATCCGGCCTACACGGCGAGCAAATGGGCCCTGCGCGGCCTCACGCGGGCGGCGGCGATGGAGTTCGCCCCTGCCGGCATTCGCGTCAACGCGGTCTGCCCCGGCCTTGTGCTGACCGATCTCAACACCGCTGCGCCGCACCTGAAACCGATGATCGACATGACGCCGCTCAAGCGGGGCGCGACGGTGGAGGAGATCGCCCATCTCGTCCTCTACCTCGCCAGCGACGAGGCCGCCTTCATCACCGGCGAGGACTTCCTCATCGACGGCGGTTTCATCGCGGGCGCCGGCTACCGCCGCGTCTCGGTGGAGGCCGGCCTCTATCCCGACGAGCGCACCTGA
- a CDS encoding SDR family oxidoreductase, translating to MTAATTFDLTGRRAVITGGGGCIGAAVAERMAALGADVEVWDLKAPDEWATRSRIVDVTDAEAVHRAMDAAAAKLGGLDVLVCAAGITGPTRPASTYSAAEWRRVLDINLDGTFYCVNAALRHMEPDRRSDIVCLASIAGKDGNPGMAAYSAAKAGVIAMVKSIGRELALTQIRTHAIAPALIETGLLEQMDAATVAANLAKIPMGRAGTPGEVAELAAWLMSSGCSFTTGAVHDLSGGRATY from the coding sequence ATGACAGCGGCCACAACCTTCGACCTGACGGGCCGGCGCGCCGTCATCACCGGCGGCGGCGGGTGCATCGGCGCCGCCGTCGCGGAGCGGATGGCGGCGCTCGGTGCCGACGTCGAGGTGTGGGACCTCAAGGCTCCGGACGAATGGGCGACACGCTCGCGCATCGTCGATGTGACCGACGCGGAGGCGGTGCATCGCGCCATGGATGCTGCGGCGGCAAAGCTCGGCGGTCTCGACGTCCTCGTCTGCGCGGCGGGGATCACAGGGCCGACCCGTCCAGCCAGCACCTACTCCGCGGCGGAGTGGCGCCGCGTCCTCGACATCAACCTCGACGGGACCTTCTACTGCGTGAACGCCGCGTTGAGGCACATGGAGCCGGACCGGCGGAGCGACATCGTCTGCCTCGCCTCGATCGCCGGAAAGGACGGCAACCCGGGAATGGCGGCCTATTCGGCGGCCAAGGCGGGCGTCATCGCGATGGTGAAGTCAATCGGCCGCGAGCTCGCCCTGACGCAGATCCGCACACACGCCATCGCCCCTGCCCTCATCGAGACCGGGCTCCTCGAGCAGATGGATGCCGCGACCGTTGCCGCCAATCTGGCGAAGATCCCCATGGGCCGGGCCGGGACCCCGGGCGAAGTGGCGGAGCTGGCGGCGTGGCTGATGTCGTCGGGCTGCTCGTTCACGACCGGCGCCGTGCATGATCTGTCCGGCGGTCGCGCGACCTACTAG
- a CDS encoding DctP family TRAP transporter solute-binding subunit has protein sequence MKAFPHRARALAAVATFALAGTLSGGAASAQTAKFSYPVARESTMGQTVDRFVELVTEKSGGAVKVRAFPAAQIGNEIDSISAAQGGIIEMAVTTTAGLAALVPEFNLFNLPFQFASYEQLDDVTRSPVSETILAKLEPANLKGLCFWDYGFRNITNNKRPVTKLEDVKGLRVRTIQNGVYIDSLAALGINPTPLPYPETFTALETGAIDGNEIANDVTRSTSFYEVQDYLTETKHFTTISVVYASKKFWDGLDEAQKGAVQEACAEASQYNRQIINDQAGETLQFLKDKGMQIDEISEANLEAFREAVQPVKDKVNGGLDPEIVSAFYKQLDASATAD, from the coding sequence ATGAAGGCATTTCCGCATCGCGCGCGGGCCCTGGCCGCCGTCGCGACTTTCGCCCTCGCCGGCACGCTGTCGGGCGGCGCCGCGTCGGCGCAGACCGCGAAGTTCAGCTACCCGGTCGCCCGCGAGAGCACGATGGGGCAGACCGTCGACCGTTTCGTCGAACTGGTGACCGAGAAGTCCGGCGGGGCGGTCAAGGTTCGCGCCTTCCCGGCCGCGCAGATCGGCAACGAGATCGATTCCATCTCGGCCGCTCAGGGCGGCATCATCGAGATGGCGGTGACCACGACGGCCGGCCTCGCCGCGCTCGTCCCGGAGTTCAACCTCTTCAACCTGCCGTTCCAGTTCGCCAGCTACGAGCAGCTGGACGACGTGACGCGCAGCCCCGTCTCCGAGACGATCCTCGCCAAGCTGGAGCCGGCCAACCTCAAGGGCCTTTGCTTCTGGGACTACGGGTTCCGCAACATCACCAACAACAAGCGGCCGGTGACCAAGCTGGAGGACGTCAAGGGGCTGCGCGTGCGCACGATCCAGAACGGCGTCTACATCGATTCGCTGGCCGCGCTCGGCATCAACCCGACCCCGCTTCCCTATCCGGAGACCTTCACCGCTCTCGAGACCGGCGCCATCGACGGCAACGAGATCGCCAACGACGTGACCCGCTCGACCTCCTTCTACGAGGTGCAGGACTACCTGACGGAGACGAAGCACTTCACGACGATCTCGGTCGTCTACGCCAGCAAGAAGTTCTGGGACGGCCTTGACGAGGCGCAGAAGGGCGCGGTGCAGGAGGCCTGTGCCGAAGCCTCGCAGTACAACCGCCAGATCATCAACGACCAGGCGGGCGAGACCCTTCAGTTCCTGAAGGACAAGGGAATGCAGATCGATGAGATCTCTGAGGCAAATCTCGAGGCCTTCCGCGAGGCGGTCCAGCCGGTGAAGGACAAGGTGAACGGCGGCCTCGACCCGGAGATCGTCAGCGCGTTCTACAAGCAGCTCGACGCCTCGGCGACCGCCGACTGA
- a CDS encoding SDR family NAD(P)-dependent oxidoreductase, which translates to MLLDDKIAIVTGAGSVAGIGFATARVFVAAGARVVVVDLDAGKVAEAAASLGDRATGIAADVRSPETSRQVFDHVRETSGRLDILVNNAGITQPRRTRDITREDYDAVMDVNLRGTLVMTQQALPLMGKGGSIICIASIAAQRGGGLMGGPHYAASKGAVASLVKSVARDVAADGIRVNAVNPGVIMSQMTRDFYDEATTARVMPNIPLGRFGDPAEVGSVCLFLASDMASYLTGTSIDVNGGMHMN; encoded by the coding sequence ATGTTGCTCGACGATAAGATTGCGATCGTGACCGGCGCGGGGTCGGTCGCGGGGATCGGCTTTGCCACCGCGAGGGTGTTCGTCGCGGCGGGCGCCCGCGTGGTGGTCGTCGACCTCGACGCGGGCAAGGTGGCCGAGGCGGCCGCCAGCCTCGGCGACCGCGCGACCGGTATCGCCGCGGACGTGCGCTCGCCCGAGACCTCCCGTCAGGTCTTCGACCATGTGCGCGAGACCTCCGGGCGGCTCGACATCCTCGTCAACAACGCGGGCATCACCCAGCCGCGCCGCACGCGCGACATCACCCGCGAGGACTACGACGCCGTGATGGACGTCAACCTGCGCGGCACGCTCGTCATGACCCAGCAGGCGCTGCCGCTGATGGGGAAGGGCGGGTCGATCATCTGCATCGCCTCGATCGCGGCCCAGCGCGGGGGAGGGCTGATGGGCGGCCCCCACTATGCCGCCTCCAAGGGCGCGGTGGCGAGCCTCGTCAAGTCCGTGGCGCGGGATGTGGCGGCGGACGGCATTCGCGTCAACGCGGTCAATCCGGGGGTCATCATGTCCCAGATGACGCGCGACTTCTACGACGAGGCGACGACCGCGCGTGTCATGCCGAACATCCCCCTCGGCCGCTTCGGCGATCCCGCCGAGGTGGGCTCGGTCTGCCTCTTCCTCGCGTCCGACATGGCGTCCTACCTCACCGGCACGTCGATCGACGTGAACGGCGGCATGCACATGAACTGA
- a CDS encoding cupin domain-containing protein: MSEPVIPVVTRGNALDTNTGQSGDCVRRSGVSPQHTPATRIWFGQVSNEPGFRSPPHHHGEAETGGYVLKGHGRIYYGDGYGEYVDMTDGDFVFVPPHMPHVEVNMSTTEPLVWLTCRTPDNIVVNLPDVDDSTLAGYRRPD; the protein is encoded by the coding sequence ATGAGTGAGCCCGTCATTCCCGTCGTCACCCGCGGCAACGCGCTCGACACGAACACCGGTCAGTCCGGCGACTGCGTCCGGCGCTCCGGCGTCAGCCCGCAGCACACACCCGCCACGCGGATCTGGTTCGGCCAGGTCTCCAACGAGCCCGGCTTCCGCTCCCCGCCGCACCATCACGGCGAGGCGGAGACAGGCGGCTACGTCCTCAAAGGTCACGGCCGCATCTACTACGGCGACGGTTATGGCGAGTACGTCGACATGACGGACGGCGATTTCGTCTTCGTGCCGCCGCACATGCCGCATGTGGAAGTGAACATGAGCACGACCGAGCCCCTGGTCTGGCTGACCTGCCGTACCCCGGACAACATCGTCGTCAACCTGCCGGACGTCGATGACAGCACGTTGGCGGGATACCGGCGCCCGGACTGA
- a CDS encoding TRAP transporter small permease: MARLVQFYFLLLKIFVVACLAGMVALVFGNVVLRYVFNSGITEAEEFSRWLFVWMIFAGAIIVLRDNGHLGIDFVVNALPRRLRQACLALAHALMLYATWLIIHGSWTLTKVNLNTFAPATGLSQSLFFGIGLVFGVSTAVLLAARLYLILAGRLDHLVIVDEEVIAVAEAGRR; encoded by the coding sequence GTGGCGCGACTCGTTCAGTTCTATTTTCTGCTTCTGAAGATCTTCGTGGTGGCGTGCCTGGCCGGCATGGTCGCGCTGGTCTTCGGCAACGTGGTTCTGCGATACGTCTTCAATTCCGGGATCACGGAGGCCGAAGAGTTCTCGCGCTGGCTGTTCGTGTGGATGATCTTCGCGGGCGCCATCATCGTCCTGCGGGACAATGGTCACCTCGGGATCGACTTCGTCGTCAACGCCCTCCCGCGGCGGCTGCGTCAGGCGTGCCTCGCGCTCGCGCACGCCCTGATGCTCTACGCCACCTGGCTCATCATCCACGGCAGCTGGACGCTGACGAAGGTGAACCTCAACACCTTCGCGCCGGCCACGGGCCTCAGCCAGTCCCTCTTCTTCGGTATCGGCCTCGTGTTCGGGGTCTCGACCGCCGTGCTCCTCGCCGCGCGTCTCTATCTCATACTCGCCGGCCGCCTCGACCACCTCGTCATCGTCGACGAGGAGGTCATCGCGGTCGCCGAAGCCGGGCGGCGCTGA
- a CDS encoding TRAP transporter large permease: protein MALAIFLSVLLASMAIGIPIAYALIMTGIALMVHLDFFDAQIVAQNMLNGADSFPLMAVPFFMLAGEIMNAGGLSKRIVNLSVAAVGHVRGGLGYVAILAAAVLASLSGSAAADAAALAAILVPMMIRAGHDSGRSAGLIASAGISALIIPPSIGFILIGVVGQISITQIFMAGIVPGILMCAALTGAWFLVSRGEESATLERVPLRTVAREARAGIWALMLPVIVLVGLRMGVFTPTEAGVIAAVYALFVAMVIYRELAVRDLFDVFLRAAKTTAMVMFLVAAAVVSSWMITIAGLTDQVASLVAPFADDPTRLMVVVVLLVLVVGCAMDMVPIILVLVPVLLPAAKAAGVDPVYFAVMFMIAGAVGLLTPPVGSVLNVVSGVSRVSLPRVIRGVWPFITAQILVLALLLIFPEIVMVPAAFLTGR from the coding sequence ATGGCCCTCGCGATCTTCCTCTCGGTGCTCCTCGCCAGTATGGCGATCGGCATTCCGATCGCCTATGCGCTGATCATGACCGGCATCGCGCTGATGGTGCATCTGGACTTCTTCGACGCCCAGATCGTCGCCCAGAACATGCTGAACGGAGCCGACAGCTTCCCCCTCATGGCGGTCCCCTTCTTCATGCTGGCGGGCGAGATCATGAACGCCGGGGGCCTGTCGAAACGCATCGTCAACCTGTCGGTCGCCGCCGTCGGACACGTGCGGGGCGGCCTCGGCTACGTCGCGATCCTGGCCGCGGCGGTGCTCGCGAGCCTCTCCGGATCGGCGGCCGCCGACGCGGCGGCACTGGCGGCGATCCTCGTGCCGATGATGATCCGGGCCGGGCACGACAGCGGGCGCTCGGCCGGCCTCATCGCCTCGGCCGGCATCTCCGCGCTCATCATCCCGCCGTCGATCGGCTTCATCCTCATCGGCGTGGTGGGCCAGATCTCCATCACGCAGATCTTCATGGCCGGGATCGTGCCGGGCATCCTCATGTGCGCGGCGCTGACCGGCGCGTGGTTCCTCGTATCGCGCGGGGAGGAGAGCGCGACCCTCGAGCGGGTTCCCCTGCGCACCGTCGCACGGGAGGCGCGGGCCGGCATCTGGGCCCTGATGCTGCCGGTGATCGTCCTCGTCGGCCTGCGCATGGGCGTCTTCACACCGACCGAGGCGGGGGTGATCGCCGCCGTCTACGCGCTCTTCGTCGCCATGGTGATCTACCGCGAACTGGCGGTGCGGGACCTCTTCGACGTGTTCCTGCGGGCCGCCAAGACCACGGCCATGGTGATGTTCCTCGTCGCCGCGGCGGTCGTCTCCAGCTGGATGATCACCATCGCCGGACTGACCGACCAGGTGGCGAGCCTCGTGGCCCCCTTCGCCGACGATCCGACGCGCCTCATGGTCGTGGTCGTACTCCTCGTCCTCGTCGTCGGGTGTGCCATGGACATGGTTCCGATCATCCTCGTCCTGGTCCCGGTGCTCCTTCCCGCGGCGAAGGCCGCCGGGGTGGACCCGGTCTACTTCGCAGTGATGTTCATGATCGCGGGTGCGGTCGGCCTGCTGACGCCCCCGGTCGGGTCGGTGCTGAATGTCGTGTCGGGTGTATCGCGCGTCTCGCTGCCGCGCGTCATCAGGGGGGTCTGGCCGTTCATCACCGCGCAGATTCTCGTTCTTGCTCTCCTGCTGATCTTCCCGGAAATCGTAATGGTGCCCGCGGCGTTCCTGACGGGCAGATGA
- a CDS encoding IclR family transcriptional regulator translates to MNSLDKMLSILNGFDETTLSLDVTRAAELCGSSRASTYRYLQALTRAGLLTPASGGTYIIGSRVIELEMLKRENDPLFGSARHLIRYYAEDLGMNVMLCSYYGDKVLCTDFACSDPAMVKLYKPGRSMPIFRGAMAKVILANLSPSQLKNIYAYNETRIAQDGLGEDRDTFLSTLADIRSAGYCITHAEVFEGLVGVAAPVHDSEGRVLGSVVFVVPSDQFDRAEVETLVGQIKSIADEIEESVARKLRQSDKALTTAPRPRRFLVYDA, encoded by the coding sequence ATGAACAGCCTCGACAAGATGCTGTCCATTCTCAACGGCTTCGACGAGACGACGCTCAGCCTCGACGTGACCCGCGCGGCGGAGCTTTGCGGCTCCTCGCGCGCGAGCACCTACCGCTATCTGCAGGCCCTGACGCGGGCGGGTCTGCTGACCCCGGCGAGTGGCGGGACCTACATCATCGGTTCGCGGGTGATCGAGCTCGAGATGCTGAAGCGCGAGAACGATCCCCTGTTCGGATCGGCCCGCCATCTCATCCGTTACTATGCCGAGGACCTCGGCATGAACGTGATGCTGTGCAGCTACTATGGCGACAAGGTGCTGTGTACCGATTTCGCCTGCTCCGACCCGGCGATGGTCAAGCTGTACAAGCCCGGCCGTTCGATGCCGATCTTCCGCGGCGCGATGGCCAAGGTGATCCTCGCCAACCTCTCGCCGTCGCAGCTGAAGAACATCTACGCCTACAACGAGACCCGCATCGCCCAGGACGGGCTGGGCGAGGACCGCGACACCTTCCTGTCGACGTTGGCCGACATCCGCAGCGCCGGTTACTGCATCACCCACGCCGAGGTGTTCGAGGGTCTCGTCGGCGTGGCCGCGCCGGTTCACGACAGCGAGGGGCGGGTGCTGGGGAGTGTCGTCTTCGTCGTCCCGTCCGACCAGTTCGACCGGGCGGAGGTCGAAACCCTGGTCGGGCAGATCAAGAGCATCGCCGACGAGATCGAGGAGAGCGTCGCCCGCAAGCTGCGCCAATCCGACAAGGCGCTGACGACCGCCCCGAGGCCACGGCGCTTCCTCGTCTACGACGCCTGA
- a CDS encoding chromate resistance protein ChrB domain-containing protein encodes MSAPNMISADKLGRLVGTPRCPVIVDVRTDDDFAAQPGLIPGARRRPALQVAGWAAEAAGAPAVIVCQQGLKLSHGVAAWLRHEGTPAEVLEGGFEAWRASGLPLVPEAKLPARDARGRTVWVTRARPKIDRIACPWLIRRFVDPAAVILFVAPSEVGAVAERFGAAPFDVEGVHWSHRGEQCSFDTMIEELGLATPPLARLAAIVRGADTARMDLAPEAAGLLAVSLGLSRMFADDLEQLEAGLLVYDAFYRWCRDAVDETHNWPTNKVVPA; translated from the coding sequence ATGTCTGCGCCGAATATGATCTCTGCCGACAAGCTCGGCCGTCTCGTGGGCACACCGCGTTGCCCGGTCATTGTCGACGTCCGCACGGACGACGATTTCGCGGCTCAACCCGGCCTGATCCCCGGCGCCCGCCGGAGGCCCGCGCTCCAGGTCGCAGGCTGGGCGGCGGAGGCTGCCGGCGCGCCGGCCGTCATCGTCTGCCAGCAGGGTCTGAAGCTCAGCCATGGGGTCGCTGCCTGGCTCAGGCACGAGGGCACGCCTGCCGAGGTCCTCGAGGGCGGGTTCGAGGCCTGGCGCGCGTCGGGCCTGCCCCTCGTGCCGGAGGCGAAGCTGCCGGCGCGCGATGCTCGGGGTCGGACCGTCTGGGTAACGCGGGCGCGGCCGAAGATCGACCGCATCGCATGCCCGTGGCTGATCCGGCGCTTCGTCGATCCGGCGGCGGTCATCCTGTTCGTCGCGCCGTCCGAGGTCGGCGCGGTCGCCGAGCGCTTCGGGGCCGCCCCGTTCGACGTCGAGGGCGTACACTGGAGCCACCGCGGCGAGCAGTGCTCGTTCGACACGATGATCGAGGAGCTCGGCCTCGCGACACCGCCGCTCGCGCGGCTCGCCGCCATCGTGCGCGGGGCGGACACCGCGCGGATGGACCTCGCGCCCGAGGCCGCCGGTCTCCTCGCCGTGTCGCTGGGCCTGTCGCGCATGTTCGCCGACGACCTCGAGCAGCTCGAGGCCGGGCTCCTCGTCTACGACGCATTCTACCGCTGGTGCCGCGACGCCGTGGACGAGACGCACAACTGGCCGACCAACAAGGTCGTGCCGGCATGA
- the chrA gene encoding chromate efflux transporter, which yields MSAVESEAVPRAPGTFPTLAEALPVWTRIALLSFGGPAGQIAVMHRILVEEKRWIGDDRFLHALNFCMLLPGPEAQQLATYVGWLMHRTIGGLVAGILFVLPGAVTIMALSVVYALYGNVGPVAGLFDGLKAAVLAIVLQAVVRIGRRALKGPAMVAIAALAFVAIFAFGVPFPLIIAAAAVAGIVLARAGPAAGGGGHGATRGPRVDDALTALGTGVPAHARPSGRQAATGAAILLALWLGPTLLLLAALGPKNVFSEIAVFFSTMAVVTFGGAYAVLAYVAQEAVGTYGWLQPGEMLDGLGLAETTPGPLIMVTQFVGFLGAYRDPGGLPPLVAGVLGGVLTTWVTFVPCFLWVFAGGPFMERLRSNRTLSAALGAITAAVVGVVLNLALWFSMHVLFEETRRVTAMGLDTEVPVLTSLDPIAAVFAAGALVAVFVMRVSLFAVLGGAAVAGALVHFAGLS from the coding sequence ATGAGCGCGGTCGAGAGCGAGGCGGTGCCGCGCGCGCCGGGAACCTTCCCCACACTCGCCGAGGCGCTGCCCGTATGGACGCGGATCGCGCTCCTCTCCTTCGGCGGACCGGCGGGACAGATCGCGGTCATGCATCGCATCCTGGTCGAGGAGAAGCGCTGGATCGGCGACGACCGCTTCCTGCACGCGCTCAACTTCTGCATGCTCCTGCCCGGTCCCGAGGCGCAGCAGCTCGCGACCTACGTCGGCTGGCTGATGCATCGCACGATCGGCGGCCTCGTCGCCGGCATCCTCTTCGTCCTGCCCGGTGCCGTGACGATCATGGCGCTGTCGGTCGTCTACGCGCTCTACGGCAATGTCGGCCCTGTCGCCGGGCTGTTCGACGGCCTCAAGGCGGCGGTGCTCGCGATCGTCCTTCAGGCGGTGGTGCGGATCGGGCGCCGGGCGCTCAAGGGGCCGGCGATGGTCGCGATCGCGGCGCTGGCCTTCGTCGCGATCTTCGCCTTCGGCGTGCCGTTTCCGCTGATCATCGCGGCGGCGGCAGTCGCAGGCATCGTCCTCGCGCGGGCGGGGCCTGCCGCCGGGGGCGGCGGGCACGGTGCGACGCGCGGGCCGCGGGTCGACGATGCGCTGACGGCGCTCGGCACCGGCGTTCCGGCGCACGCCCGGCCGAGCGGGCGCCAGGCGGCGACAGGGGCGGCGATCCTGCTCGCCCTGTGGCTCGGGCCGACGCTGCTTCTCCTCGCGGCGCTCGGCCCGAAGAACGTCTTCAGCGAAATCGCGGTGTTCTTCTCGACGATGGCCGTCGTCACCTTCGGGGGCGCCTATGCGGTGCTCGCCTACGTCGCGCAGGAGGCCGTCGGCACCTATGGCTGGCTGCAGCCCGGCGAGATGCTGGACGGGCTCGGCCTCGCCGAGACGACGCCGGGGCCGCTGATCATGGTGACCCAGTTCGTCGGCTTCCTCGGCGCCTACCGGGACCCCGGCGGCCTGCCACCGCTCGTGGCCGGGGTGCTGGGCGGCGTCCTCACGACATGGGTGACGTTCGTCCCGTGCTTCCTCTGGGTCTTTGCCGGCGGTCCGTTCATGGAGCGATTGCGCAGCAACAGGACGCTGTCGGCGGCGCTCGGGGCGATCACCGCGGCGGTCGTCGGCGTGGTTCTCAATCTGGCGCTGTGGTTCTCCATGCACGTCCTCTTCGAGGAGACGCGCCGTGTGACCGCGATGGGCCTCGACACGGAAGTCCCGGTCCTCACGAGCCTCGATCCGATCGCTGCCGTCTTCGCGGCCGGCGCGCTGGTGGCGGTTTTCGTGATGCGCGTGTCTCTCTTCGCGGTCCTCGGCGGCGCGGCCGTCGCGGGGGCGCTCGTCCACTTCGCCGGGCTGTCCTGA